In Drosophila simulans strain w501 chromosome X, Prin_Dsim_3.1, whole genome shotgun sequence, one DNA window encodes the following:
- the LOC6740125 gene encoding putative vitellogenin receptor isoform X1, translating into MCQAEHQVPPSEQRIRVESPKMTASQRGFNLTSQTRAHPSSGGSTSSGYGYWQRTRLIINGRHVAISLLLLLGLCGGTAAGTPGSADTRCDAGQFQCRDGGCILQAKMCDGRGDCKDSSDELDCDYRLCRPPHWFPCAQPHGACLAAELMCNGIDNCPGGEDELNCPVRPGFRFGDTAHRMRNCSKYEFTCQQDRTCIPIDFMCDGRPDCTDKSDEVAGCKQAEVTCPGEGHLCANGRCLRRKQWVCDGVDDCGDGSDERGCPNLCEPQKGKFLCRNRETCLTLSEVCDGHSDCSDGSDETDLCHSKPDCDAKKCALGAKCHMMPTGGAECFCPKGFRLAKFEDKCEDIDECKEQDDLCSQGCENTSGGYRCVCDAGYLLDKDNRTCRAVVHGSKEQQPLLLYTTQMTIMGMHLREDNVRNHVYQVAGNLSKVIGVAYDGSHIYWTNIQNEAESIVKANGDGSHAEILLTSGLDAPEDLAVDWLTQNIYFSDNIMRHIAVCSNDGLNCAVLVTQDVHQPRSLAVWPQKGLMFWTDWGEKPMIGRASMDGSRSRPIVSDNIEWPNGIALDMHQERIYWVDAKLGSVQTVRPDGTGRRTVLDGMLKHPYGLAIFEDQLYWSDWATKSVHACHKFSGKDHRILAKDRTIYAVHIYHPAKQPISPHGCENAKCSHLCLLAEPEIGGHSCACPDGMRLAPDLRRCMLMEKRQRLFIGLGQVLLEIEHTAFGRHQISKSYTLPCLINEMVYNRINGSLIIADNDQRLILEFQPETHETNVLVRANLGNVSALSFDHLSRNLYWADTERAVIEVLSLQTRHRALIRFFPGQEVPIGLTVMPAEGYLYVVLKAKRHSHIDKIPLSGKGEQVHVFEDDLGDDDIKLVTDYETQTLFWSDSDLGRISYSNYRVPHSQIFRGKLRRPYSLAMVHHDLFWNELGTPRIYWTHKSNMGPRKVVDIMEKGDPAAIMPYVPVATPNGIPLAASSPVGQESHPCQQQNGGCSHICVGEGPYHSICLCPAGFVYRDAGNRTCVEALDCEFRCHSGECLTMNHRCNGRRDCVDNSDEMNCDEEHRRKPKVLCSPSQFACHSGEQCIDKERRCDNRKDCHDHSDEQHCEKFDKNKKCHVHQHGCDNGKCVDSSLVCDGTNDCGDNSDELLCEATSRCEPGMFQCGSGSCIAGSWECDGRIDCSDGSDEHDKCVHRSCPPDMHRCLLGQCLDRSLVCDGHNDCGDKSDELNCGTDSSTVNISCAEDQFQCTSNLKICLPSAVRCNGTTECPRGEDEADCGDVCSIYEFKCRSGRECIRREFRCDGQKDCGDGSDELSCELEKGNHNQSQIQPWSTSSRACRPHLFDCQDGECVDLSRVCNNFPDCTNGHDEGPKCATACRSASGRQVCQHKCRATPSGAVCSCFDGYRLDADQKSCLDIDECQEQQPCAQLCENTLGGYQCQCHADFMLRQDRVSCKSLQSGATLLFSSFNEVRNLSEQPVMLNVAWSANDSRITGFDLDMHRQMGYFSAEDEGIVYQIDLQTKVIVRALGLPAPTKLSVDWATGNVYVLSGAQDIHACSFVGRMCGRIAHVKSPRHVKHLAVDGYHARIFYIVIRTEGYGQTSSEIHMARLDGSRRDMLLQRSESFMTALTTDPHQQLLYFVDQHTRTLERISYRLKTGPMRRPEIMLQKSNALMHPSGLSVYENNAFIVNLGSVEAVQCALYGSRICHKISLNVLNAQDIVVAGRSRQPEKASHPCAHAHCHGLCLQADYGYECMCGNRLVAEGERCPHGSGNEVAVLGAVNSLELEQDQQQNGHFHWLMALLVLAAGSLIAGLGYMYYQYRQRGHTDLNINMHFQNPLATLGGTKAFLDHERTEAGVGFATETGTVSSRGSNDTFTTTSASSSFAAQQFSVPNALQRLLRPRQSASGDPMAQELLLESPRESKLHSLDGAGDGCGVGRQVPDILVADLDDDAAKSAGQFGGNYAGDDANARFVS; encoded by the exons ATGTGCCAGGCCGAGCACCAGGTGCCCCCCAGCGAGCAAAGGATCCGGGTAGAGAGCCCGAAGATGACCGCCAGCCAGCGAGGATTCAACCTAACCTCGCAGACACGCGCTCACCCCTCCAGTGGTGGCTCAACGTCCAGTGGATACGGATATTGGCAGCGAACACGTCTGATCATCAATGGACGCCACGTGGCAATctcgctgctcctgctcctgggaCTTTGCGGTGGTACTGCTGCCGGCACGCCGGGATCAGCGGACACGCGGTGCGATGCGGGACAATTCCAGTGCAGAGACGGCGGCTGCATCTTACAGGCGAAGATGTGCGACGGACGCGGAGACTGCAAGGACAGCTCAGATGAATTGGACTGCG ACTACCGACTGTGCCGACCGCCACATTGGTTCCCGTGTGCCCAGCCACACGGAGCCTGCCTGGCAGCGGAACTAATGTGCAACGGCATCGACAACTGTCCCGGCGGCGAGGATGAGCTCAACTGCCCGGTGCGGCCAGGATTCCGATTCGGCGACACCGCTCATCGCATGCGCAACTGCAGCAAGTACGAGTTCACGTGCCAGCAGGATCGCACCTGCATTCCCATTGATTTCATGTGCGACGGCCGGCCGGATTGCACGGACAAGTCGGACGAGGTGGCTGGCTGCAAGCAGGCGGAAGTGACCTGCCCCGGCGAGGGGCACCTGTGCGCCAACGGACGGTGTTTGCGCCGCAAGCAGTGGGTCTGCGATGGCGTCGACGACTGCGGCGATGGAAGCGACGAACGAGGATGCC CAAATCTATGTGAGCCACAAAAGGGGAAATTCCTGTGCCGGAACCGAGAAACCTGTCTGACCCTGAGCGAAGTGTGCGATGGGCACAGCGACTGTTCCGACGGCAGCGATGAGACCGACCTCTGCCACTCCAAGCCGGACTGCGATGCGAAGAAGTGTGCGCTGGGAGCCAAGTGCCACATGATGCCTACCGGCGGAGCCGAGTGCTTCTGCCCAAAGGGATTCCGGCTGGCTAAATTCGAGGACAAGTGCGAGGACATTGACGAGTGCAAGGAGCAAGATGATCTGTGCAGCCAGGGATGCGAGAACACATCGGGCGGATATCGATGCGTCTGTGACGCGGGCTATCTGCTGGACAAGGATAATCGCACGTGTCGCGCCGTCGTTCACGGCTCTAAGGAACAGCAGCCCCTTCTGCTGTACACCACCCAGATGACGATTATGGGAATGCATCTGCGCGAGGACAACGTACGAAATCATGTCTACCAGGTGGCCGGGAATCTGAGCAAGGTCATTGGCGTGGCCTACGATGGCAGCCACATCTATTGGACCAACATCCAGAACGAAGCGGAGAGCATTGTGAAGGCAAACGGAGACGGTTCGCATGCGGAGATTCTGCTGACCTCCGGCCTGGATGCACCAGAGGACCTGGCTGTCGATTGGCTGACGCAGAACATCTACTTCTCGGACAACATAATGCGGCACATAGCCGTGTGCTCGAACGATGGTCTAAACTGTGCCGTTCTGGTCACCCAGGATGTCCACCAGCCGCGATCGCTGGCTGTTTGGCCCCAGAAGGGCTTGATGTTCTGGACGGATTGGGGTGAGAAGCCCATGATAGGGCGCGCATCCATGGACGGCAGTCGGTCGCGACCCATTGTCAGCGACAACATCGAATGGCCCAATGGTATTGCGCTGGATATGCACCAGGAAAGGATCTACTGGGTAGATGCCAAGTTGGGCAGCGTCCAAACGGTTCGACCCGACGGCACTGGTCGGCGCACGGTGCTGGACGGCATGCTGAAGCATCCCTATGGCCTGGCCATATTTGAGGATCAGCTGTACTGGTCAGATTGGGCCACGAAGAGTGTGCATGCCTGTCACAAATTCTCCGGCAAGGATCATCGCATCCTGGCCAAGGATCGCACCATTTACGCCGTGCACATCTATCATCCGGCCAAGCAGCCCATCTCGCCGCATGGTTGCGAAAATGCCAAGTGCTCGCACCTATGCCTGTTGGCCGAACCCGAAATCGGTGGTCACAGCTGCGCCTGTCCGGATGGCATGCGGCTGGCGCCGGATCTGCGGCGCTGCATGCTAATGGAGAAGCGCCAACGACTGTTCATTGGCTTGGGCCAGGTGCTGCTCGAGATCGAGCACACCGCCTTTGGGCGCCACCAGATAAGCAAGTCGTACACGCTGCCCTGCTTGATCAACGAGATGGTGTACAACCGCATCAATGGCAGCCTGATAATAGCGGACAATGACCAGCGACTGATCCTGGAGTTTCAGCCAGAGACCCACGAGACCAACGTCCTGGTCCGCGCCAATCTGGGCAATGTGAGTGCCCTGTCCTTCGATCATCTGAGCAGGAACCTGTACTGGGCGGATACGGAGCGGGCTGTGATTGAGGTGCTCTCCCTGCAGACACGCCATCGTGCGCTAATCCGCTTCTTTCCGGGCCAGGAGGTGCCCATTGGACTCACTGTCATGCCCGCGGAGGGCTATCTGTACGTTGTGCTCAAGGCCAAGCGGCACAGCCACATTGACAAGATACCGCTGAGCGGCAAGGGCGAACAGGTGCATGTATTCGAGGACGATCTGGGCGATGATGACATCAAGCTGGTCACCGATTACGAAACCCAAACGCTCTTTTGGTCGGACAGCGATCTGGGCAGGATTAGCTACTCGAATTACAGGGTGCCGCACAGCCAAATCTTTCGCGGCAAGCTCAGGCGACCCTATAGCCTGGCCATGGTGCATCACGATCTGTTCTGGAATGAATTGGGCACGCCAAGGATATACTGGACGCACAAGAGCAATATGGGCCCCCGAAAGGTGGTCGATATAATGGAGAAGGGCGATCCGGCCGCCATTATGCCGTACGTGCCCGTAGCGACGCCCAATGGAATCCCGCTGGCCGCCAGCTCGCCCGTCGGCCAGGAATCGCATCCCTGCCAGCAGCAGAATGGCGGCTGTTCGCACATATGTGTGGGCGAGGGACCCTACCACTCGATCTGTCTGTGTCCGGCCGGATTCGTTTACCGGGATGCGGGCAACCGCACCTGCGTGGAGGCTCTGGACTGTGAGTTCCGTTGCCACAGTGGCGAGTGCCTCACAATGAATCACCGCTGCAACGGACGACGCGATTGCGTGGACAACTCGGATGAGATGAACTGCGACGAGGAGCATCGCCGCAAGCCGAAGGTCCTGTGCTCGCCCAGCCAGTTCGCCTGCCACAGCGGGGAGCAGTGCATCGACAAGGAGCGGCGATGCGACAACCGCAAGGATTGCCACGACCATTCGGATGAGCAGCACTGCGAGAAGTTCG ACAAAAACAAGAAGTGCCATGTTCATCAGCATGGCTGCGACAATGGAAAGTGCGTGGACTCGAGCCTGGTGTGCGATGGCACCAATGATTGCGGCGATAATTCCGACGAGTTGCTGTGCGAGGCGACATCGCGATGCGAACCGGGAATGTTCCAGTGCGGCAGCGGATCCTGCATCGCGGGCAGCTGGGAGTGCGACGGGCGGATCGATTGCAGCGACGGATCCGACGAGCACGACAAGTGCGTCCATCGCAGCTGTCCGCCGGACATGCACCGCTGTCTGCTGGGTCAGTGTCTGGACCGGAGCCTAGTGTGCGATGGCCACAACGACTGTGGCGATAAGTCCGACGAACTAAATTGCGGTACGGACTCATCCACGGTGAACATATCCTGCGCGGAGGATCAGTTCCAATGCACGAGCAATCTCAAGATCTGTCTGCCGTCTGCGGTGCGCTGCAATGGCACCACCGAGTGTCCGCGCGGCGAGGATGAGGCCGACTGCGGCGATGTGTGCAGCATCTATGAGTTCAAGTGCCGCTCCGGTCGAGAGTGCATCCGGCGGGAGTTCCGCTGCGATGGACAGAAGGACTGCGGCGACGGCAGCGACGAGTTGAGCTGCGAACTGGAAAAGGGTAATCACAATCAGAGCCAGATTCAGCCGTGGAGCACCTCGAGCCGAGCCTGCCGGCCACATCTCTTCGATTGTCAAGACGGCGAGTGCGTGGACTTGTCGCGGGTATGCAACAATTTCCCGGACTGTACCAACGGCCACGACGAGGGACCCAAGTGCGCCACCGCCTGCCGATCCGCGTCAGGTCGCCAGGTGTGCCAACACAAGTGCCGCGCCACACCGTCCGGCGCCGTGTGCTCCTGCTTCGATGGCTATCGCCTGGACGCGGATCAGAAGAGCTGCCTGGACATTGACGAgtgccaggagcagcagccatgCGCGCAGCTGTGCGAGAATACCCTCGGCGGCtaccagtgccagtgccatgCGGACTTCATGCTGCGCCAGGATCGTGTCAGCTGCAAGAGCCTGCAGTCCGGCGCCACTCTGCTCTTCAGCAGCTTCAACGAAGTGCGAAACCTGAGCGAACAGCCCGTAATGCTCAATGTGGCCTGGTCGGCGAATGATTCGAGGATCACCGGCTTCGATCTGGACATGCACCGTCAAATGGGCTACTTTTCCGCCGAGGACGAGGGCATCGTCTACCAGATCGATCTGCAAACGAAGGTGATTGTGCGGGCTCTGGGCCTGCCCGCACCGACGAAACTCTCCGTGGATTGGGCCACCGGAAATGTTTATGTGCTGAGTGGAGCGCAGGACATCCACGCGTGCAGTTTCGTGGGACGCATGTGCGGCCGCATAGCGCACGTGAAGAGTCCCAGGCACGTGAAGCATCTGGCTGTGGATGGCTATCACGCCAGGATCTTCTACATAGTCATACGCACCGAGGGCTATGGCCAGACGAGCTCGGAGATCCACATGGCCCGACTGGACGGCAGTCGCAGGGatatgctgctgcagcggagCGAAAGCTTCATGACCGCCCTGACCACCGATCCGCATCAGCAGCTATTGTACTTTGTGGACCAGCACACGCGCACCCTGGAGAGGATTAGCTATAGGCTTAAAACGGGACCCATGCGGCGACCGGAAATAATGCTGCAGAAGTCCAATGCTCTGATGCATCCATCTGGACTGAGTGTGTACGAGAATAATGCGTTCATCGTGAACCTGGGCTCCGTGGAGGCGGTGCAGTGCGCCCTGTACGGATCCCGCATCTGTCACAAGATCAGCCTCAACGTGCTGAACGCCCAGGACATCGTGGTGGCGGGCAGGTCGCGTCAGCCGGAGAAGGCGTCGCATCCCTGCGCCCATGCCCACTGCCATGGACTGTGCCTGCAGGCGGACTACGGATACGAGTGCATGTGCGGCAATCGCCTGGTGGCCGAAGGCGAACGGTGTCCCCATGGCTCCGGCAATGAGGTGGCCGTGTTGGGTGCGGTCAACAGCCTGGAATTGGAACAGGATCAGCAGCAGAACGGTCACTTTCACTGGCTGATGGCTCTGCTCGTCCTGGCCGCCGGATCACTGATCGCCGGACTCGGGTACATGTACTATCAGTACCGGCAGCGCGGCCACACGGATCTCAACATTAACATGCATTTCCAGAATCCGCTGGCGACGCTCGGCGGCACCAAAGCGTTCCTGGATCACGAACGCACCGAGGCGGGAGTCGGCTTCGCCACAGAAACGGGAACGGTGTCCAGCCGGGGCAGCAACGACACATTCACCACCACCAGCGCCTCGTCCTCGTTCGCGGCTCAGCAGTTTAGTGTGCCGAATGCGCTCCAGCGACTGCTCCGGCCACGTCAGTCGGCGTCCGGCGATCCGATGGCTCAGGAACTGCTTCTCGAGAGCCCCAGA GAAAGCAAGCTACATTCGCTGGACGGAGCTGGGGACGGATGCGGAGTTGGACGGCAGGTGCCGGACATCCTGGTGGCTGACCTGGACGACGATGCCGCCAAATCAGCCGGACAGTTCGGGGGAAATTACGCAGGCGATGATGCGAATGCACGATTTGTGTCGTAA